One Astyanax mexicanus isolate ESR-SI-001 chromosome 3, AstMex3_surface, whole genome shotgun sequence genomic region harbors:
- the gh1 gene encoding somatotropin — MAKGLMLLSVVVATLYVSQGSTSENQRLFNNAVIRVQHLHQLAAKMITDFEERLLPDERRQLSKIFPLSFCNSDSIEAPTGKDETQKSSVLQLLYISYRLIESWEHPSRNLGNLNQITEKLADLKLGISVLIDGCQDGQLTVNDVNDSLPLPFEDFYQTLGESDLRKSFRLLACFKKDMHKVETYLRVANCRRSLDSNCTL, encoded by the exons ATGGCTAAAG GGTTGATGCTGCTCTCTGTTGTGGTGGCTACTCTATACGTAAGCCAAGGCTCAACCTCTGAGAATCAGCGGCTCTTCAACAACGCAGTCATCCGGGTGCAACACCTTCATCAGCTGGCTGCCAAGATGATAACTGATTTC GAGGAACGTCTGCTACCTGATGAACGCAGACAGCTGAGCAAGATTTTCCCCCTGTCCTTCTGCAACTCTGACTCCATTGAAGCCCCCACTGGCAAGGATGAGACCCAGAAAAGCTCT GTTCTGCAATTGCTTTACATCTCATACCGCCTGATCGAGTCTTGGGAGCACCCCAGCAGGAACCTCGGAAACCTTAACCAGATTACAGAGAAGCTGGCTGACCTGAAATTGGGCATCAGTGTGCTTATTGAC GGATGTCAGGATGGCCAACTCACCGTGAATGACGTGAATGACTCCCTGCCCCTACCGTTTGAAGACTTTTACCAGACCTTGGGCGAAAGCGACCTCAGAAAGAGCTTCCGTCTGCTGGCCTGCTTCAAGAAGGACATGCACAAGGTGGAAACCTATCTGAGGGTGGCCAACTGCAGGAGGTCCCTTGATTCTAACTGCACCCTGTAG